The Solanum pennellii chromosome 11, SPENNV200 genome contains a region encoding:
- the LOC107004358 gene encoding F-box/FBD/LRR-repeat protein At1g13570-like, translated as MPPKRRKHCRRLPPDFLSDLPYNVIDVILMRLPCKEAVRTSILSKKWRYHWCRITELNLDSRLWETKMDKLYPTVKFTKIIYQILSLHEGPITKFSLDIAALKSCPKIDNFIHFLSRNDIQQLVLELPWGKMYNLPFSLFTFSLLSHLTLHNCVIHPPSDFQGFDKLISLKLCDVTIPPELLGSLISQCPLLDKLELEISEDSLSDVIEINSPKLRSFDFTGNITFICLMNVPLLAEVSLSLYQGSSMEADNFFFAMFFESCTALERLFLHFNGSEIEPEDDDEVAMRLPFDVNCVKYLYLRFLILEESYDLSHVLCCIRSFPYLEYLEIQVGFGDAGIVESLELEHFTDMTLNHLREIKVERFEGTPPEMQLVKLLLAKSPGLVRMIIDTWIPDDTIVSRPGAFIEVSKFWRASPKAQVVHKS; from the exons ATGCCTCCTAAGAGAAGAAAGCATTGTCGTAGGTTACCTCCCGACTTCCTTAGCGACCTTCCTTATAACGTGATCGATGTTATTCTGATGCGTTTGCCTTGTAAAGAAGCTGTGAGGACAAGCATCTTATCAAAGAAATGGAGGTATCACTGGTGTAGAATTACAGAGTTGAATCTTGATTCACGTCTTTGGGAAACAAAAATGGATAAGCTATACCCTACAGTCAAATTTACGAAGATTATCTACCAGATTTTGTCTCTTCATGAAGGACCCATTACTAAGTTTAGCCTCGACATTGCTGCTCTGAAAAGCTGTCCTAAAATTGACAACTTCATACATTTTCTGTCTAGGAATGATATTCAACaacttgttcttgagcttccATGGGGTAAAATGTACAACTTGCCTTTTTCACTTTTCACATTTTCGCTGCTGAGTCATTTAACTCTTCATAATTGCGTAATACATCCTCCATCGGACTTTCAAGGATTTGATAAGTTAATTAGCCTGAAATTATGTGATGTCACTATCCCTCCTGAATTGCTCGGAAGTTTAATATCTCAATGCCCGTTGCTTGATAAGTTGGAGCTGGAAATCTCGGAAGATTCACTTTCAGATGTAATAGAAATTAATTCCCCCAAGCTGAGATCTTTTGATTTCACAGGCAATATAACTTTCATCTGTCTAATGAATGTACCTCTTCTGGCAGAAGTATCTCTGAGCTTATATCAGGGTTCTTCTATGGAGGCagataatttcttttttgctATGTTTTTCGAGTCGTGTACTGCTCTCGAGAGACTCTTCTTGCACTTCAATGGTTCTGAG ATAGAGCCTGAAGATGACGACGAAGTAGCAATGAGGCTTCCCTTTGATGTTAACTGTGTCAAATATCTTTACCTACGGTTTCTTATTCTGGAGGAGTCATATGACCTCTCACATGTTCTTTGCTGTATAAGAAGCTTCCCGTATTTAGAATATCTCGAAATACAG GTTGGCTTTGGAGATGCTGGTATTGTAGAATCCCTTGAACTCGAACATTTCACGGATATGACATTAAATCACCTCCGGGAAATTAAGGTAGAACGCTTTGAAGGAACTCCGCCTGAGATGCAACTTGTCAAGCTTTTGTTAGCCAAGTCCCCAGGATTGGTTAGAATGATAATCGATACGTGGATTCCAGATGATACTATTGTATCAAGACCAGGTGCATTCATTGAGGTATCAAAATTTTGGCGTGCATCGCCTAAAGCACAAGTAGTCCATAAATCATGA
- the LOC107003468 gene encoding potassium channel SKOR, translating into MTRGEEVLEIDINGGRAEYEIEDMRDKMESSRGSRFKLIENDLVGADMFSRRRRKFSRESLLNGLKDLSQGFVIHPENRWYRMWENFILIWSIYSSFFTPMEFAFFNGLPRKLFLLDICGQIVFLVDIVIQFSVAYRDSQTYKMVYKRTPIALRYLKSHFIMDFLGCMPWDIIYKAVGSKEEVRYLLWIRLSRARRITYFFQKMEKDIRINYLFTRIVKLITVELYCTHTAACIFYFLATTLSEQQEGYTWIGSLKLGDYSYSNFRDIDLWTRYTTSMYFAIVTMATVGYGDIHAVNLREMIFVMIYVSFDMILSAYLIGNMTALIVKGSKTERYRDKMTDLLKYMNRNRLGRDIRSQIKGHLRLQYESAYTDAAVLQDIPISIRAKISQNLYQSYIENVPLFKGCSLEFISQVVTRVHEEFFLPGEVIMEQGNVVDQLYFVCHGVLEEVGIAKDGSEETVSLLEPNSSFGDISIVCNIPQPYTVRVCELCRLLRIDKQSFANILEIYFHDGRRILSNLLQGKESNLRVKQLESDIALHIGKHEAELALKVNSAAYHGDLHQLKSLIRAGADPKKKDYDGRSPLHLAASRGYEDITLFLIQEGIDINAPDKFGNTPLLEAIKSGHDRVASLLVKEGALLNIENAGSFLCMVIARGDSDLLRRLLSNGVDPNTKDYDQRTPLHVAASQGQYSMAKLLLGAGASVFSKDRWGNTPVDEARVSGNKQLISLLEEAKSAQLSEFPDVPHEISDKLRPRKCTVLPFHPWESKDLRKHGVVLWIPQTIEELVTTASEQLDFPSGTSCILSEDAGKILDVDMIVDGQKLYLINEST; encoded by the exons ATGACGAGAGGTGAGGAGGTACTGGAGATAGACATTAATGGAGGTCGAGCAGAGTATGAAATAGAAGATATGAGAGATAAGATGGAATCTTCTAGAGGAAGTCGATTTAAACTCATCGAAAATGATCTCGTCGGAGCTGATATGTTTAGTCGCCGGAGAAGAAAATTTAGCCGGGAAAGTTTACTCAACGGACTTAAGGATCTCTCACAAGGCTTCGTTATTCATCCTGAAAACAG GTGGTACAGGATGTGGGAAAATTTCATCCTTATATGGtcaatatattcatcatttttcacACCAATGGAGTTTGCTTTCTTCAATGGATTACCAAGAAAACTATTTCTCTTAGACATTTGTGGTcaaattgtttttcttgttgATATAGTCATCCAATTCTCTGTTGCATATAGAGATAGTCAGACTTACAAGATGGTGTATAAACGAACCCCTATCGCTCTTCG GTACTTAAAGTCTCATTTCATTATGGATTTTCTAGGTTGCATGCCCTGGGATATAATCTATAAG GCTGTTGGCAGCAAAGAGGAAGTGAGATACCTTCTATGGATTCGGTTGAGCAGGGCACGTAGAATTACTTACTTTTTCCAGAAGATGGAGAAAGATATTCGGATCAATTACCTCTTCACAAGGATTGTAAAACTTATCACTGTAGAACTATACTGCACGCATACAGCAGCCtgcattttttactttttggcGACTACGCTGTCTGAACAACAAGAAGGGTACACATGGATTGGTAGTTTGAAATTGGGAGATTACAGTTATTCAAACTTTAGAGATATTGATCTTTGGACGCGATACACTACTTCAATGTATTTTGCCATTGTTACTATGGCAACTGTTG GTTATGGAGATATACATGCTGTCAATTTGAGGGAAATGATATTTGTCATGATTTACGTCTCATTTGATATGATTCTTAGTGCTTATTTGATCGGTAACATGACAGCTCTAATTGTGAAAGGATCAAAAACTGAACGATACAGGGATAAGATGACGGATTTATTGAAATATATGAACAGAAATAGACTCGGAAGGGACATTCGTAGTCAAATAAAAGGTCACTTACGATTACAATATGAAAGTGCTTACACTGATGCAGCTGTTCTTCAAGATATTCCAATCTCTATCCGAGCCAAG ATTTCCCAGAATTTATATCAGTCCTACATTGAAAATGTTCCTCTTTTTAAGGGCTGTTCCCTGGAATTCATAAGTCAAGTT GTAACTCGAGTTCATGAGGAATTTTTCCTCCCGGGAGAAGTGATAATGGAGCAAGGCAATGTAGTAGACCAGCTTTATTTTGTCTGTCATGGTGTTCTG GAGGAGGTTGGTATTGCGAAGGACGGATCAGAAGAGACAGTCTCACTTCTTGAGCCTAACAGCTCATTCGGAGACATTTCCATTGTTTGCAACATTCCTCAACCATACACAGTTCGTGTTTGTGAACTATGCAGACTCTTACGTATCGATAAGCAGTCATTTGCCAATATTCTGGagatttattttcatgatgGAAGAAGAATCTTGAGTAATTTACTACAG GGGAAAGAATCTAATCTCCGCGTAAAGCAACTAGAGTCAGATATTGCACTACATATAGGGAAGCATGAGGCAGAGCTTGCTTTGAAAGTGAATAGTGCAGCTTATCATGGTGATTTGCATCAGCTGAAGAGTCTAATTCGAGCTGGAGCTGATCCCAAAAAGAAAGATTATGACGGACGATCACCTCTG CATCTTGCAGCATCGAGAGGCTATGAAGACATAACTCTTTTCCTCATCCAAGAAGGCATTGATATTAATGCTCCAG ATAAATTTGGCAACACACCTCTGCTTGAAGCAATCAAGAGTGGACATGATCGCGTTGCTTCATTACTTGTTAAGGAAGGGGCCTTATTGAACATTGAAAATGCTGGGAGCTTCCTGTGTATGGTGATAGCAAGGGGGGATTCAGATTTATTACGAAGGCTATTGTCAAACGGTGTTGATCCAAACACCAAAGACTATGATCAACGAACACCACTTCATGTTGCTGCTTCTCAAGGTCAATACTCAATGGCAAAGTTACTTTTGGGAGCTGGTGCTTCTGTTTTCTCAAAGGATAG ATGGGGAAATACTCCAGTTGATGAAGCTAGAGTAAGTGGAAACAAGCAACTGATCAGTCTATTAGAAGAAGCAAAATCTGCTCAATTATCCGAATTCCCTGATGTTCCACATGAGATCTCAG ATAAATTGCGTCCGAGGAAATGCACTGTGCTTCCTTTCCATCCATGGGAGTCTAAAGATTTGAGAAAACACGGTGTTGTCCTGTGGATACCTCAGACAATCGAGGAGCTCGTTACAACAGCATCAGAACAACTCGACTTCCCATCGGGTACTTCTTGTATATTATCAGAAGATGCTGGTAAAATTCTTGATGTAGATATGATTGTTGATGGTCAAAAATTGTACTTGATCAATGAATCAACTTGA
- the LOC107003582 gene encoding F-box/FBD/LRR-repeat protein At1g13570-like — protein sequence MSLKGRRRCRSLPPDILSNLPDNIIDVILICLPSKEAVRTSILSKKWRYHWRRLTELTIDQSHWSTEEDLLYPTFKFSKLVYQLLTLHEGPITKFTIDITRLRSCPEIDFFIYLLSMNGIQHLVLHLPWKEGEEYKLSSLFTCLQLRHLALENCFIHPPSNFQGFDRLITLELCNVTISSELLGSLISHCSLLENLALVLSEVPVSNMIEINASKLKSFDFSGCISYISLTNVPLLTKVSLDLCEGSSMEAHNFHFVKFFESCFALEHLLFQFCFDEIDIAKPDEAPTRLPFDHNRVKRFCLPGIILELTYETLCCFCLLRSFPYLEYLEIEVCNDGDGYGYGDVELFKLERFADVTFNHLREVKLGEFWGDAHELEFLKLLLAKSPVLVTVTIDSYLLPKRRSKILAEVSNFWHVSPTVEVICRDLQRRSSIFEDETNRWKRMLLYY from the exons ATGTCTCTCAAGGGAAGAAGGCGTTGTCGAAGTTTACCTCCTGACATCCTTAGTAACCTTCCTGATAACATAATCGATGTTATTCTGATATGTTTGCCAAGTAAAGAAGCTGTGAGGACAAGCATCTTATCGAAGAAATGGAGGTACCATTGGCGTAGACTTACAGAATTGACGATTGATCAATCTCATTGGAGTACAGAGGAGGATTTACTATATCCTACTTTTAAATTTTCGAAGCTTGTCTACCAGCTTTTAACCCTTCATGAAGGACCCATTACTAAGTTTACCATCGACATTACCAGGTTGAGAAGTTGTCCTGAGATTGACTTCTTCATATATCTCCTCTCGATGAATGGCATTCAACATCTTGTTCTTCACCTTCCATGGAAAGAAGGTGAAGAATACAAATTGTCTTCACTTTTCACATGTTTGCAGCTGAGGCATCTAGCTCTTGAAAATTGTTTTATACATCCTCCCTCGAACTTTCAAGGATTTGATAGGTTAATCACCTTAGAACTATGTAATGTCACAATCTCTTCTGAATTGCTCGGAAGTTTGATATCTCATTGCTCGTTGCTTGAGAATTTGGCGCTGGTACTCTCAGAAGTTCCAGTTTCAAATATGATAGAAATTAATGCCTCTAAGCTGAAATCCTTTGATTTCTCAGGCTGTATAAGTTACATCAGTCTAACGAACGTCCCTCTTTTGACAAAAGTATCTCTGGACTTATGTGAGGGTTCATCTATGGAGGCGCACAATTTTCATTTTGTGAAGTTTTTCGAGTCTTGTTTTGCTCTCGAGCACCTCCTCTTCCAGTTCTGTTTTGACGAG ATTGATATTGCAAAACCAGATGAAGCACCAACAAGGCTCCCTTTTGATCATAACCGTGTCAAGCGGTTTTGCTTGCCTGGTATTATTCTGGAGCTAACATATGAGACATTATGCTGCTTTTGCTTGTTAAGAAGCTTCCCATACTTGGAGTATCTTGAAATTGAG GTTTGTAATGACGGTGATGGTTATGGTTATGGCGATGTAGAATTGTTTAAACTTGAACGTTTTGCAGATGTGACATTTAATCACCTCAGGGAAGTTAAGCTAGGCGAGTTTTGGGGGGATGCTCATGAGTTGGAGTTTCTCAAGCTTTTGTTAGCCAAGTCCCCAGTGTTGGTGACAGTGACTATAGATTCATATTTACTCCCCAAAAGAAGATCAAAGATACTTGCTGAAGTATCAAACTTTTGGCATGTATCACCTACAGTTGAAGTAATCTGTCGCGATCTTCAGAGAAGAAGTAGTATATTTGAAGATGAAACTAATAGATGGAAACGAATGTTGTTGTACTATTAG